The following is a genomic window from Pseudomonas lurida.
CCGGATAGCCAAGCTCAGCCTAGAGAAAAATATGATGATCGAACTTATTGAACGCGTCCTCACCTTGGCCATTGAGATCGTCAAACTAATTCAAATGTTATTGCGAGATTAAAACAAGCCACCAAGCTCAGAGGGTATCCAGTTCATGATGACAAGTTCACCGGTTACCTCTGCCTTTCCTTGGCGTTGATTGGTGTTGCTATAACGAATGTCGAGGTACTCGAAATGAAAGCCCTCAAACACCTGCCGGATGTCCGGGTGATCGTTGATGCTGACCATCACCTTGCCTTTACACCGACGCATGAAATCAGCCATACGCTCGTAGTTTTCAAAGGAGAAATCCACGCCATAGCCTACCGTCTTCCAGTAAGGCGGATCCATGTAGTGAAAGGTGTGCGCACGGTCGTAGCGTTCAGCACATTCAAGCCAAGGGAGGTTTTCGACGTAGGTGCCGGACAACCGCTGCCACGCTGCAGAGAGGTTATCCTCGATCCGAAGCAGGTTGATGGCCGGGCCTGTAGTCGCGGTACCAAAAGTCTGCCCCGTCACCTTGCCGGCAAAGGCATGATGCTGCAGGTAGAAGAACCGGGCGGCGCGCTGGATGTCGGTGAGGGTTGCCGATGAAGAACTGGCGACCATCACCGGCTATCAAATCCCCTCCAAGCAGATCCAGTGGTTGACCGAAAACCACTGGGAGTTTGTTCTGACAGGCGCTCGCCGCCCAATAGTTGGCCGGATTTATGCCAGACTGAAACTGTCAGGAGTCAAACCATCCGCTGCTAATACTGTGGCTGAAACCTGGTCGCTCGACCTTGCAAAGGTGGGCTGACTGATGCGCCAGAGAAGTAAAGCCAATAGAGATCTGCCACCACGGATGATACGGCGCACGCGCAAGGGTAAGAGTGGAAAGACTTGGACATCGTATTACTACGACGGGAGAACTACCGACGGGAAGCGGAAGGAAATCCCACTCGGGACAGACCTCGATCAGGCCAAAGTGGAATGGGCAAGACTGGAGCGCAAGACACCGCCTAAGCCTACCCATCTGATGAGCTATGTATTTGATCGCTACGAAAAGGAAATCATCCCGGGCAAGTCGATTCGCACCCAATCCGACAACCGCAAGGAACTCAAGCAGCTAAGAAGAGCATTTGAGAGCGCCCCTATTGAGTCGATCACGCCTCAAGTAGTAGCGCAGTACCGTGACGCTAGGACAGCCAAGGTGAGGGCCAACCGTGAGATCGCCCTGCTCTCCCATGCATTCACCATTGCACGAGAATGGGGGCTGACTGACAAAGCAAACCCTTGCTTTGGCGTTCGCCGCAACAAGGAAAAGCCACGGGACTATTATGCCGGTGCAACCGTATGGAACGCGGTATACGCGGAAGCGGTACAGGAACTCAAGGACGCGATGGATCTGGCCTACCTGACCGGGCAACGTCCCGCTGATGTGCTCAAGATTGCAGCCACCGACTTGAACAATGGCTTTTTGCTGATTGGTCAGGGCAAGACCGAAAAACGTCTCCGTCTTCGTTTGGAAGATGACGGAATCCAATCCGCCCTGAGTACCTTTATCGACGACCTGCAAGAACGCAGAGCCGTCAATGGAATCCGCACGTCAACTTTGATAACAAACGCGTCTGGACTTCGGATGAGCCAGCAGATGCTGCGTAATCGGTGGGACGACGCACGAGAGAAGGCAGCAATCAAAGCGTCAGCTGATGGTGATCCCGCGCTGGCAACGAGCATTCGTCAGTTTCAGTTCAAGGATATCAGACCAAAAGCTGCCAGCGAGATCGAGCTGACGCACGCTAGCCGCCTACTAGGTCACTCCACAGAGGAAATGACCAAGAAGGTATATCGGCGAGTCGGTGAAATTGTGAAGCCTACGAAATGACACGTTACTACCTGTACGAC
Proteins encoded in this region:
- a CDS encoding DUF4224 domain-containing protein; this encodes MSVRVADEELATITGYQIPSKQIQWLTENHWEFVLTGARRPIVGRIYARLKLSGVKPSAANTVAETWSLDLAKVG
- a CDS encoding tyrosine-type recombinase/integrase, which encodes MRQRSKANRDLPPRMIRRTRKGKSGKTWTSYYYDGRTTDGKRKEIPLGTDLDQAKVEWARLERKTPPKPTHLMSYVFDRYEKEIIPGKSIRTQSDNRKELKQLRRAFESAPIESITPQVVAQYRDARTAKVRANREIALLSHAFTIAREWGLTDKANPCFGVRRNKEKPRDYYAGATVWNAVYAEAVQELKDAMDLAYLTGQRPADVLKIAATDLNNGFLLIGQGKTEKRLRLRLEDDGIQSALSTFIDDLQERRAVNGIRTSTLITNASGLRMSQQMLRNRWDDAREKAAIKASADGDPALATSIRQFQFKDIRPKAASEIELTHASRLLGHSTEEMTKKVYRRVGEIVKPTK